From Salvia splendens isolate huo1 chromosome 3, SspV2, whole genome shotgun sequence, a single genomic window includes:
- the LOC121797247 gene encoding pentatricopeptide repeat-containing protein At2g37230-like: protein MAPLAASKQIHLNPNLVRLSSPFSFKSAFFCSSETPILNVENPIPNEQLPISADPISSPEAMVPASPFRELRRPKNPENIEDTICRMMDNRPWTTRLQNSIRQLVPSFDHELVYNVLHGAKNSGHALQFFRWVERSNLIQHDREGHLKMIEILGRSSKLNHARCILLDMPKKGLNWDEDLWVVMIDSYGKAGIVQESVKLFQKMEELGVDRTVKSYDVLFKVIMRRGRYMMAKRYYNKMLSKGIEPTRHTFNVLIWGFFLSGKVETANRFFEDMKAREIMPDAVTYNTMINGYNRVGKTEEAEAYFVEMKGRNIEPTVITHTTLIKGYVAVERVDDALRLVEEMRGYGIKPNAVTYSTLLPGLCDAEKMSEARAVLREMVEKHIPPKDNSIFMKLMLGQCKVGDLDAAVDVLKAMIKLSIPTEAGHYGVLIENCCKAGQYDRGVKLLDKLIEKDIILRPQSTLHMEPSAYNPMVEYLCSNGQTAKAEALVRQLMKLGVQDPIALNALICGHSKEGTPDSASELLKIMLRRKVASEKSAFDSLVESYLAKKDPGEAKVVLDSMIENGHSPDSSLYRSLMDALFEDGRVQTASRVMKTMLEKGVTDHKDLIFKILEALLMRGHVEEALGRIELLMQSGIAPDFDSLLSLLCEKGKTIAALKLLDYGMDRDYSIDLSSCEKVIDTLLAAGKTLNAYSILCKIMEKGGVTDWSSCKDFNLIWMIVVDLDVCLYKLG, encoded by the coding sequence ATGGCGCCTCTAGCTGCTTCCAAGCAGATCCATTTGAATCCCAATCTCGTCAGGCTCTCATCCCCGTTTTCCTTCAAATCGGCCTTCTTCTGCTCCTCCGAAACCCCCATCCTAAATGTGGAGAATCCTATCCCAAATGAACAACTCCCCATCTCCGCAGATCCAATTTCATCACCAGAAGCGATGGTCCCCGCATCGCCTTTCCGAGAACTCAGGCGCCCTAAGAACCCGGAAAATATAGAGGATACTATTTGCAGAATGATGGATAATCGACCCTGGACGACCCGCCTCCAGAACTCAATCCGGCAGCTGGTGCCGAGCTTCGACCACGAGCTCGTTTACAATGTGTTGCACGGCGCCAAGAACTCGGGCCACGCGCTTCAGTTTTTCAGGTGGGTCGAGAGATCGAATCTTATTCAGCACGATAGGGAGGGCCATCTCAAGATGATTGAAATTCTCGGGAGGTCTTCGAAGCTCAATCACGCTAGATGCATTCTTCTGGATATGCCCAAAAAAGGTTTGAATTGGGATGAGGATTTGTGGGTTGTGATGATTGATAGCTATGGGAAGGCGGGTATAGTTCAGGAGAGTGTGAAGTTGTTTCAGAAAATGGAGGAATTAGGAGTGGATCGCACTGTTAAGAGCTATGACGTTCTGTTTAAAGTGATTATGCGTAGGGGGAGGTATATGATGGCGAAGAGGTATTACAATAAGATGTTGAGTAAGGGGATTGAGCCAACTAGGCATACTTTCAACGTtttgatttggggattttttctTTCGGGGAAGGTGGAGACTGCGAATAGGTTCTTTGAGGATATGAAGGCGCGTGAGATTATGCCGGATGCGGTCACGTATAACACAATGATTAATGGGTATAATCGAGTTGGGAAAACCGAGGAGGCAGAGGCGTATTTTGTGGAGATGAAAGGTAGGAACATTGAGCCTACTGTGATTACGCATACGACTTTGATCAAAGGGTATGTTGCGGTGGAGAGAGTGGATGATGCATTGAGGTTGGTGGAGGAGATGAGGGGATATGGGATTAAGCCAAATGCTGTCACCTATTCAACCTTGTTGCCGGGCCTGTGTGATGCAGAGAAGATGTCTGAGGCTCGGGCTGTGTTGAGGGAGATGGTGGAGAAGCACATTCCACCTAAGGATAACTCGATTTTCATGAAACTGATGCTTGGCCAATGCAAGGTGGGTGATTTGGATGCTGCAGTTGATGTGTTGAAGGCGATGATCAAGCTGAGTATTCCAACGGAAGCAGGACATTACGGTGTTCTCATTGAAAATTGCTGCAAGGCTGGTCAATATGATAGAGGTGTGAAGTTGCTGGACAAGCTCATTGAGAAGGATATCATATTAAGGCCTCAGAGTACTTTGCATATGGAACCGAGTGCTTACAATCCGATGGTTGAGTATCTTTGCAGCAATGGCCAGACTGCCAAGGCTGAAGCCCTTGTGCGGCAGTTGATGAAATTGGGTGTCCAAGATCCCATTGCCCTGAATGCCCTTATCTGTGGGCATTCAAAAGAAGGGACACCTGATTCTGCATCTGAGCTTCTCAAAATCATGCTTAGGAGGAAGGTTGCTTCGGAGAAAAGTGCTTTTGATTCGCTTGTGGAAAGTTACTTGGCAAAGAAGGATCCTGGAGAGGCGAAGGTCGTACTGGATAGCATGATCGAGAATGGTCATTCTCCAGACTCCTCGCTGTATCGGTCGTTGATGGACGCGTTGTTTGAAGATGGACGGGTGCAGACTGCGAGCAGGGTGATGAAGACGATGCTGGAGAAGGGGGTGACTGATcataaagatttgatttttaagaTATTGGAAGCTTTGCTCATGAGGGGGCACGTTGAGGAAGCCCTCGGGCGAATCGAGCTGCTGATGCAGAGTGGCATCGCGCCTGACTTTGACAGCCTGTTATCCCTTCTGTGTGAGAAGGGGAAAACGATTGCTGCTTTGAAGTTGCTGGATTATGGTATGGACAGAGACTACAGCATTGATCTATCAAGCTGCGAGAAGGTTATAGACACTCTTCttgctgctgggaagactctcAATGCGTATTCAATACTATGCAAGATTATGGAGAAGGGAGGGGTTACTGATTGGAGCAGCTGCAAAGACTTCAATCTGATTTGGATGATTGTAGTAGATCTGGATGTATGTCTGTACAAACTTGGATAA